GAGTATCTATTTTATCAGTTTATTATAATTGGAAAAATATTCAATTAAAAAAAATATTAGAAACAGAATTTAATATACCTGTAATTTTAGAGAACGGAACAAATTTAATGGCTCTCAGAGAAAAAAGAAATGGTTTAGGAAAAAAATTTAAAAATTTTATAGTTTTTAATATAGATGAAGGAGTTGGTGCAGGAATTATTGTGGAAGAAAAGTTATACAGTGGAACAAAATTTGAAGCTGGTGAAATTGGTCACGCACCATATGATTATTCTGAAGATGCACCAATATGTAGTTGTGGGAATAAAGGATGTTTAGAAACATATCTTGCTAATTGGCGGGTAGTAGAAAGAGTTTATAAAGAAAAAGGAATGGTTCTTGTATATGAAGAAATAATACATAGAGCTAATAAAGGAGAAACGTATTTTTATAAACTAATACTTTCTTTGGTAAAAGCAATATCTCATGGAATTTTATGGACTGAGTATTTATTAAATCCAGAAGGGATAATAATAACGGGGAAAATAACAGAGTGTAAAGATTTTTTTTGGAAAGAGGTTCAAAGAGTATTGAATAATAATCTTTTAAATAAAGATAAAAAAATCTGTTTATTAAAATCAAGATATGAAAAAAACTCTATTTTAGAAGGGGCAATTTTTTTTGGATTAGATTATTATTTTAATAAGTAGATAAATAGAAGGAGGGTATGATGACAAATTTTAATTGGTTTCTTGATGGAGGATTGGTTGGGTTTTATATTCTACTAAGTTTAATTGTGGGGATTTTTATTAAAAAATATGTTAGAAATGTTAATGATTTCTTAGTTGCAGGAAGAAGTGTTGATTTACATGTGGGGATGGCATCACTAGCAGCAACAGAATTTGGAATAATAACATGTATGGCAGCAAGTCAATTAGGATATCGTTATGGATTTGCTGGAGCAACTGTAGGAATAATAATGACAATAGTTATGTTTATTGTAGGAAAAACAGGATTTTGTATTGAACCTCTTAGAAAAGCAGGTGTTGTGACAATTCCAGAATTTTTTGAAAAAAAATTTGGAAGTAGAGTTAGATGGGCTTCTGGAGTTGTAATTGTTTTAGGTGGACTTTTGAATATGGGAGTATTTTTGAGAACAGGAGGAGAATTTTTAGTTTATGTAGCAGGATTAAATCCAAAATATTTAGAAATAACAATGACAGTTTTATTGATAATTGTAGCTTTGTATACTATATTAGGTGGAATGTTATCGGTATTAGTAACAGATTATATGCAGTTCTTACTTATGAGTATTGGACTTATTTTAACTACATTTACAGTATTTATAAAAGTTGGATGGAATAAACTATTTGATACAGTTATAACGCAATATGGTGCAGGAGGAATAAATCCATTTGTACATCCTAAACTAGGTTGGCAATATGTTTTATATACAACATTAGTATTAACAGCAACAGTTTTAACTTGGCAAACAATGGTTTCTAGAGTTCTTTCAGCTAAAGATGAAAAAGTTGCTAAAAAAATGTATACTAAAACAAGTATATTTTATATTGTAAGATCATTGATTCCAGTGCTTTGGGGTGTTACAGCGTTAGTTTTAGTAAAGTTAGATGCTGTAGGAGGAAATCCGTTATACGCAATGCCAAAAATGTTATCAGTTTTACTACCAAGTGGAATAATTGGACTTTTAGTAGCAGCAATGCTTGCAGCTGATATGTCAACAGATTCATCATATCTTTTAGGATGGGCAAGTGTAATATATAATGATATTTTAGTAATATTTCATAAAAATTCTTGGTCAGAAAAAAGAGCTATATTTATAAATAGAATTTTAATAGGAATAATAGGTGTATTTCTTTTATTATATGGATTATGGTATCCATTAAAATCAGATTTATGGATTTATATGACATTAACAGCAACAATTTATTCAGTGAGTGTATCAACTCTTCTAATAGCAGCTTGTTATTGGGAAAAGGCTAATGATTGGGGAGCTTTTGCAACAATAATAGTTGGTGCTTTAATACCAGGTGGTTTTTTAGTTGCTCAGCAAATACCAACTCTTAGCCCAATAACTGATGCAATAGGACCATATTATTCAGGGATAGCATCATTTATTTTTGCTTGGATTGCCATGGTGGTTGGTTCTCTTTTAAAAATATCAATTAAAGAAAAAGACAGAGTTTTAGAGGAGGAGATAGCATGACAAATATTTTAGTTGGATTTTGGAAATTTTTAATATGCTTTGGATTAGTTTGGTATGTTGTGACAATAGGGATTGTAGGGGTGAAAGGGTTTAAAAATATAAAAACTATGCTGGGAGGAATAAATGCTAGAGAAGAAAAATAATGTTATTTTTGTTATAGCAGATGATTTAGGTTATTGGGCTTTGGGAAGTTATGGAAATAAAGATGCAATAACTCCAAATTTAGATAGATTGGCTCATGAAGGAAAGAAATTTGAGAATTTTTTCTGTGCATCTCCAGTGTGTTCACCTGCAAGAGCATCTATATTTACAGGAAGAATTCCATCTCAACATGGAATATTAGATTGGTTAGATGAATGGGAGAATGGAACAACAACAGAGGAATACTTAAAAGGACAAAATACATTTGTAGATATTTTATCTAAAAATAATTATACTTGTTGTATGAGTGGAAAATGGCATATGGGAGCTGCAGAAAAACCTCAAAATGGATTTAAGTATTGGTATTCTCACCAAAAAGGAGGAGGCCCCTACTATAATGCTCCAATGTATAAAGATGGAGAGTTAGTTTATGAAGAGGAGTATATAACTGATAAAATAACAGATTATGCACTTGAATTTTTAGAAAAACATTCAAATGATAAAAATCCATTTTTTCTGAGTTTAAATTATACAGCTCCTCATTCGCCATGGAATTCTAAAAATCATCCAAAAGAGTTATTAGATTTATATGAAAACTGTGAATTTTTATCTTGTCCACGAGAGACGTATCACCCTTGGAAAATAGCTGAAACTTTTGAAGGAAATGAAGAAGAGAGAAAAGATGTTTTAAAAGGATATTTTGCATCATTGACTTCAATGGATTTAAATATAGGTAGAGTTTTAAAATTTTTAGAAGATAAAAAAATATTAGAAGATACACTGGTAATCTTCACAAGTGATAATGGAATGAATATGGGACATCATGGAATTTTTGGTAAAGGAAATGGAACAAGTCCATTGAATATGTACGATACATCAGTAAAAATACCATTTATAATGTATAAAAAAGGAGAATTTATTCCAGAAGTTGTAGATAAATTGTTAAGTCATTATGATATAAGACATACAATATTGGAATATTTAAAATTAGATGATCATTTAGATAAAAATATAAAATATCCAGGAAAAAGTTTTAAAAATATATTAGAAAATAAAAATACTGAAGAAACAGGCCATATTGTTATATATGACGAATATGGTCCAACACGAATGATAAGAAATGATAGATTTAAATATGTACATAGATATCCTGATGGTCCATATGAATTTTACGATTTACAGAAAGATCCCGATGAAAAAATAAATGCAATAGATAATAGAGAATACTCAGAGATTTTAAAAGAGATGAGATATGAACTTTTAAGCTGGTATTCTCAACATGTAAATCCAGAAATAGATGGAGCTACATTACCTGTATATGGTGGTGGTCAAAAAAAACTTGCAGGAAAATGGGGAAAATATGATAAAGATGCTTTTGGAAGATATAGTTCTAAGTATATCTTTACAAGTGATGATGAGTTAAGAGAAAAAGTAATTGAGATAAAATTAGAAAGTAAAATACAATAGTAAAAAGTTGCAGGTTGTTTTCCTGCAACTTTTATTTTTTAGATTTTTGCTAAGATTAGTCCCATAGCTAAAATGTCAAAATATTCTCCATCAATTAAAGTTTCATTTATTAAAACACCCTCTATACGAAACCCAAATTTTTCATAAAGAGCAACAGCTTTTAAATTATCTTTTCGAACGGATAAACTTATTTTAGTTGTAATTTTATTATTTTTACACCAATCAATTAAATTTTTCATTAGTATTGATCCAATTCCATTATTAAAATAGTTTTGACTAATAACTATGCCTAAAACTCCAACATGTTCACTTTTTTTTCTCTTACTTGAAGAGATAGTTCCAATGCCAACTATTTGTGAGTCGACTAGTGCAAGAATCATGATATTATTTTTTGATTTAGAAATATCTTTGATTATTGAAGTTTGTTGTTCAACTGTCACTAAATACTCGTTTTCTCCAAAGCTTAGGTAAGTTGTTTCTTTTCCAACTCTTTTGTAAAAATCTATAATTTCTTTAGCATCACTTGCTTCAGCTAATTTTAAAGTTACAAAATTGCTATTTTTATCTTTATAAATATTCATATAGCACCTCTTAATTATAAAAATTCAACAAAATAACCTGCTATAACAATAGAAAGTGTTGTAACAGAAGCTAAGCCACCGATTACATATGAAGGAGCAATTTTTTTCATAATAACTTCATGTTCCTCCTCGTTTTCAGCAACTGCTGTAGCTATTTCATTAACAATTAAATATGTAGCTGGAAAACCTAAAAGTTGACTCATAGATATTCCCATAGCTAAGTTTTTAGAACCAACTAATTTCCAAGTAGGTAAGATAAACATAATAATATATGTTGCAACGAATACTCCAATAAAAGCCACAATTAATTGCCAACTTAAAGTCATAACTTGCTCAAGATCTATTTTAGCCAAAGATGGGATAATAGCAGCAAAAACTACCATTGTTATAAAACCAGATGATTTACCATGATCTAAAATTTTATCTGGAACTAAATTGAAATATGAAAGTGTTGCTCCAAAAGCAAGAGCCCAAATACTATTGTTAACTCCAGTAAGCTCTTGAAGAAGTATGCTTATATATCCAGCTAAAGCAGCAATAGTAAAGCAAACAAATGGAGTAAAATAGTTTTTGTTTCTATGAGCAAAACCTAACTTTTTTTGAGAATTTTGCATGTTTACATTCATTGAATCAATATTTTCAAGTTTTCCTTTACGATACTCTTTTAAAATTTCTCGAGCTTCTTTAAGTCCATAAAAAGATGCAGGTGGAGTTCCTACAAACTTTTGAACAGCATAAACTAAAGTTCCAAAAGCAGCAGCAATAGTAAACCCTTTTTCCATAGCTCCACTAACCATAATATTTGTTGCAATAATACCACCATTCATAATAGGAATACTAACTATAGCAGCTTCTTTTCCAATTATGGGACTAACTAAAAAAACTCCAATTAAAGCAGCAACCATAGATATAAGAGTTAAAAGAACAGTTTTCCATTCATCAATAAGTTGTTTTACATTAATCATAGTTCCCATTCCAAAAACTAATATAGGACTAGCCCATCTCCCAACTTGACTAAGACCAGCTTTAGAAATAATATCCTCAGGTATAGTTCCAGTCATAAAAAGAACTAAAAATAACATCAAAGCCACAAAGATAGATGATACCTTTGCCTTTGTAGCTACCCCTAAGATATCCCCAATTGCAAATAAACTAACAGTAATGCAAAGCATTAAAAGCATTTCACTCATAAACCCCTCCTGTTGTACTAATAAAAAAGAAAATAGTTATAAATTTTTGATATTATACATGAAAAAAAAATAAAACTAAATATAAAAAATGAATAAAGTATATTTAAAAATAATATATGTATCTATTTTAAAGACTTTAATACTATAAAAATGGATGAAAAATGTTTTTTTAAATTTATTTTTATTGACAATTGTTTTTAAAGACGTATAATGCTTCTTAATATCAAAGTTTAAAGGGGAGGTCAGTTATATGAACAAGGGATTAAAAAATTTATTAATGATTCTTTTAGTATTTATATTTGGTTCATGCGGAGAAAAAACAGAAAATAAAAAGGAAATAAAGACTCTTGTCTATACAATGGCAGTTGAGCCGATAACTTTAGATCCTTATTCTGTAACAGATGTCTATTCTCGAAGAGTTATAAAAAATGTTTTTGATACTCTTTTAGAAAGTGATGAAAACAATGAAAAAGTACCTAGTTTAGCAAAAAGTTGGAAGTATTTAGATGATAAAACTGTAGAGTTCAAATTAAATAAAGATATCAAATTTCATAATGGAGAGACTTTAACTTCTGATGATGTAAAGTATTCCTTGGAAAAAGCAAAAGAGTCTCTAAAAGTTGGGTACTATTTTGATATGATTGAAAGCATAGAAACGCCAGATTTAGAAACAGTAATAATAAAAACAAATGAGCCATCAGGAACACTTTTTACAACATTAGCTCATGCAGCTAGTTCAATTGTAAATAAAAAAGATTATGAAAATAATAAAGATAAAAAATTTAAACCAGTGGGAACAGGGCCGTATAAATTAACAGATTGGGAAGTTGGAAGCAAATTAGTTTTAGAAAAAAATTCTGAATATTTTGGAATTGAGCCAACAATTGAAAAAGTTGAAATAAAAATAATTCCTGAGGATAATAATAGAGTTATTGCTTTACAAACAGGTGAAGCTCAAATTGCTTTTGATTTATCTGCCTCTAGTTTGAAAAGTTTAGAAAATGAAAGAGATATTAATATCTATACTGTTGAATCTTTGGGAACAAATTATTTAGGATTTAACACAACACATCCTAAATTAAAAGATATTAGAGTAAGACAAGCTATTGCTAAAGGGATTGATATGGATAGTGCTATAGAAGTTCTATTTGAAGGGAAAGGTAGAAGATCAACATCTATTTTGGGACCTAAGGTTTTTGGATATAAAGAAAATACTGTTCCAAACTATAATACTGAGGAAGCTAAAGCTCTTTTGAAAGAAGCAGGATATGATGGAAATTTAGAATTAACATTAGCAACTGGAAATGTTAACATAAGCAAACAATTTGCAGAAATATTTCAATATCAATTGAAAGAGATTGGTATAGATTTAAAAATAGTTACTTTAGATATGGGAGCTTTATTAAAAGAAACTTCAAATCAAGAAAAATCAGAACTATTTTTCTTAGGTTGGTCTAATTCTACAGGAGATGCAGATAACGGAT
This region of Cetobacterium somerae ATCC BAA-474 genomic DNA includes:
- a CDS encoding ROK family transcriptional regulator encodes the protein MNLNKKKILTTIYENGPKSRKELSDILGISKTIIGRYIKQFIEENILIEEKETLKGLVGKPQIKLNFKKDFGRVLGIHLSDKEIRGGVGNPLGELLEFDSINLEKLSGELVLEKLLKLIKKFITNYKIEVIALGMNGVVDSKNGVSILSVYYNWKNIQLKKILETEFNIPVILENGTNLMALREKRNGLGKKFKNFIVFNIDEGVGAGIIVEEKLYSGTKFEAGEIGHAPYDYSEDAPICSCGNKGCLETYLANWRVVERVYKEKGMVLVYEEIIHRANKGETYFYKLILSLVKAISHGILWTEYLLNPEGIIITGKITECKDFFWKEVQRVLNNNLLNKDKKICLLKSRYEKNSILEGAIFFGLDYYFNK
- a CDS encoding sodium:solute symporter family protein — translated: MTNFNWFLDGGLVGFYILLSLIVGIFIKKYVRNVNDFLVAGRSVDLHVGMASLAATEFGIITCMAASQLGYRYGFAGATVGIIMTIVMFIVGKTGFCIEPLRKAGVVTIPEFFEKKFGSRVRWASGVVIVLGGLLNMGVFLRTGGEFLVYVAGLNPKYLEITMTVLLIIVALYTILGGMLSVLVTDYMQFLLMSIGLILTTFTVFIKVGWNKLFDTVITQYGAGGINPFVHPKLGWQYVLYTTLVLTATVLTWQTMVSRVLSAKDEKVAKKMYTKTSIFYIVRSLIPVLWGVTALVLVKLDAVGGNPLYAMPKMLSVLLPSGIIGLLVAAMLAADMSTDSSYLLGWASVIYNDILVIFHKNSWSEKRAIFINRILIGIIGVFLLLYGLWYPLKSDLWIYMTLTATIYSVSVSTLLIAACYWEKANDWGAFATIIVGALIPGGFLVAQQIPTLSPITDAIGPYYSGIASFIFAWIAMVVGSLLKISIKEKDRVLEEEIA
- a CDS encoding sulfatase-like hydrolase/transferase — encoded protein: MLEKKNNVIFVIADDLGYWALGSYGNKDAITPNLDRLAHEGKKFENFFCASPVCSPARASIFTGRIPSQHGILDWLDEWENGTTTEEYLKGQNTFVDILSKNNYTCCMSGKWHMGAAEKPQNGFKYWYSHQKGGGPYYNAPMYKDGELVYEEEYITDKITDYALEFLEKHSNDKNPFFLSLNYTAPHSPWNSKNHPKELLDLYENCEFLSCPRETYHPWKIAETFEGNEEERKDVLKGYFASLTSMDLNIGRVLKFLEDKKILEDTLVIFTSDNGMNMGHHGIFGKGNGTSPLNMYDTSVKIPFIMYKKGEFIPEVVDKLLSHYDIRHTILEYLKLDDHLDKNIKYPGKSFKNILENKNTEETGHIVIYDEYGPTRMIRNDRFKYVHRYPDGPYEFYDLQKDPDEKINAIDNREYSEILKEMRYELLSWYSQHVNPEIDGATLPVYGGGQKKLAGKWGKYDKDAFGRYSSKYIFTSDDELREKVIEIKLESKIQ
- a CDS encoding GNAT family N-acetyltransferase; its protein translation is MNIYKDKNSNFVTLKLAEASDAKEIIDFYKRVGKETTYLSFGENEYLVTVEQQTSIIKDISKSKNNIMILALVDSQIVGIGTISSSKRKKSEHVGVLGIVISQNYFNNGIGSILMKNLIDWCKNNKITTKISLSVRKDNLKAVALYEKFGFRIEGVLINETLIDGEYFDILAMGLILAKI
- a CDS encoding ABC transporter substrate-binding protein, which translates into the protein MNKGLKNLLMILLVFIFGSCGEKTENKKEIKTLVYTMAVEPITLDPYSVTDVYSRRVIKNVFDTLLESDENNEKVPSLAKSWKYLDDKTVEFKLNKDIKFHNGETLTSDDVKYSLEKAKESLKVGYYFDMIESIETPDLETVIIKTNEPSGTLFTTLAHAASSIVNKKDYENNKDKKFKPVGTGPYKLTDWEVGSKLVLEKNSEYFGIEPTIEKVEIKIIPEDNNRVIALQTGEAQIAFDLSASSLKSLENERDINIYTVESLGTNYLGFNTTHPKLKDIRVRQAIAKGIDMDSAIEVLFEGKGRRSTSILGPKVFGYKENTVPNYNTEEAKALLKEAGYDGNLELTLATGNVNISKQFAEIFQYQLKEIGIDLKIVTLDMGALLKETSNQEKSELFFLGWSNSTGDADNGFTANLHTVNYGIGNRFFYSNKEFDKLVDSGKNEIDQNKRLAYYKEAQDMVSKDLPFLPVSVIMYNSGVSNRIEGYKADALGYLKFNTLKIN